A portion of the Schistocerca americana isolate TAMUIC-IGC-003095 chromosome 10, iqSchAmer2.1, whole genome shotgun sequence genome contains these proteins:
- the LOC124552371 gene encoding piggyBac transposable element-derived protein 5-like: MGDSLTEEEILRLLEESGSEIDDDGFQTENSSSEIDGNNEWSENENEPSDVLEECEAPIQKGRGRIQQQQSQNNVVEWVNDDVLQQLPLFEGVSNVLAPLSAESTEFDCWSVFIDANVIKNIKTETNRYAAATISKLRMQNKITSRSLWANWSAVKLHEMYQFFAIIIHMCLVHKPNITDYWSNDLMLDSSLPAKIMKRDRFRSIYFICFT, from the exons ATGGGGGACAGTTTGACTGAAGAGGAAATTCTGAGGCTGCTGGAAGAATCTGGATCTGAAATTGACGATGATGGATTTCAAACTGAAAATAGTTCTTCTGAAATAGATG GTAACAACGAGTGGTCCGAAAATGAAAATGAGCCATCAGACGTATTAGAAGAGTGTGAAGCTCCCATTCAAAAAGGCAGAGGCAGAATACAACAACAGCAGTCCCAAAACAACGTTGTTGAATGGGTAAATGACGATGTCCTACAACAATTACCGCTCTTTGAAGGCGTAAGTAATGTCTTGGCACCTTTGAGCGCCGAAAGCACTGAATTTGACTGTTGGAGCGTCTTTATTGACGCAAATGTCATCAAAAATATAAAGACAGAAACAAACCGCTACGCTGCAGCAACAATTTCCAAATTGCGgatgcaaaataaaataacttccaggTCGCTTTGGGCCAATTGGTCTGCTGTGAAGCTACATGAGATGTATCAGTTTTTTGCTATAATTATTCACATGTGCCTTGTACACAAACCAAATATTACGGACTATTGGAGCAATGACCTAATGCTAGATTCCTCCTTACCTGCAAAAATCATGAAAAGAGACAGATTTAGGTCAATTTACTTTATATGCTTCACGTAA